AAAGCCATAATAAAAAAGAGAGCAACTGTTTTGTGCACAGAGGTTCTTCTAAGCCTGAGTCTTCGGAAAGCAGCTTTACAATATCTCCAAATGACATGGGAGGCCGCCTGGCCAGGACACCTTCTTTTTCTTCAATCGCAACCCTGTTTTCAAGCCAGTATGATAAGGGGAATTGTTTGAGGACCTCTTCTCCCTCATCAGGGTCTATAATCTGGTGAAGAGCCCTTTGTAGTTCTTCTCTTGGAGGAATGGGATTTTGTGTGGAGAAACACCTTACCAGCGACTCAACTATAATCTGCTCTCTTGTAAATGTTGCTCCAAATATCTTTGAAGCTGCCTCCGCAACTTTATCCATCTGCTGTTTAATCGTGCCGCCTGATACCATAGTTGCAGAAGTGCCGATGCAAACCACGTCATTTACAGCCTGGGCCTTTATCTTACGGATCAGCAGGGCCACATCAGCCCCCTGACGTCCTCGGTAAGTATGAAGCTCATCAAAGACGAGAAATCTCAGATTATCGTAAATTGATTTCCGAATGCCTGCTTCCAAAGGCCGGGTAAGGATGAGTTCAAGCATCATGTAATTAGTAAGAATGATGTCTGGCAACTCTTCTCTGACACGAAGCCTCTTGGTTTCATCTTCCTGTCCTGTATATTGAGCAAAGGAAATGGGGAACTGTCTTCCGGTTGAGGACTCAAACTTCTCACTGTATTCTTTAAGCGCCTCGCTCTGTGAGTTGATAAGGGCATTCATCGGATAGACGATGACAGCCTTTATGCCATTACCGGTCTTATTCTTAAGGAGATAGTCAAATATCGTTCCGAGGTATGCAAGCGATTTGCCTGACCCTGTTCCAGATGTAACTACAAAATCACGGGATTGTATCCCAAGGTTGATCGCCTCAACCTGATGCCTGAATAAATTGTAACCCTTAAAGATGTGTGCAATATCTGTATGCAGTAACTTTCCTGAACCGCAAAATTCACTTGCAGGGCCAAGGATTTCAAAGGATGGGTTGAATTGGACCAGAGGTTCCGGCCAGAACCGGCCGGTATGTATATCTTCTTCTACAACTTTCCTGATTTGCTCATCATTAATATTGATAAAACTGCTTACGAATTGCTTATAGTCTGCAACTATATCTCTATGGAGGTTGAATATATTTGTTGCC
This region of Nitrospirota bacterium genomic DNA includes:
- a CDS encoding DEAD/DEAH box helicase, whose translation is MSRATNIFNLHRDIVADYKQFVSSFININDEQIRKVVEEDIHTGRFWPEPLVQFNPSFEILGPASEFCGSGKLLHTDIAHIFKGYNLFRHQVEAINLGIQSRDFVVTSGTGSGKSLAYLGTIFDYLLKNKTGNGIKAVIVYPMNALINSQSEALKEYSEKFESSTGRQFPISFAQYTGQEDETKRLRVREELPDIILTNYMMLELILTRPLEAGIRKSIYDNLRFLVFDELHTYRGRQGADVALLIRKIKAQAVNDVVCIGTSATMVSGGTIKQQMDKVAEAASKIFGATFTREQIIVESLVRCFSTQNPIPPREELQRALHQIIDPDEGEEVLKQFPLSYWLENRVAIEEKEGVLARRPPMSFGDIVKLLSEDSGLEEPLCTKQLLSFLLWL